The Haloarchaeobius amylolyticus genome window below encodes:
- a CDS encoding TIGR04347 family pseudo-SAM/SPASM protein: MISVSKLLCGLDAEGDGLRYDAADESDKEQISEEKQRRPVVVWNTTRGCNLYCEHCYASACDSGADGEFSTTEGKRLLDDLADYGVPVVLFSGGEPLVRPDLVELVDYAADVGLRPVLSTNGTLITDERAQQLADAGLAYAGISVDGMAETNDHFRGQDGAFDAAVRGIEHCLDAGLKTGLRYTITQHNRDDLRDIVDLLADTGLDRFCFYHLAYGGRGADISDTDLSTEARREAVREVCDLTRAYHDDGHEIETLLVGNYADAGFITEYARREMSEERARTVRRYLETNGGDPAGERVADIDYQGNVHLNQFWQSYSLGNVRDRSFGDIWEDDSNPLVNALRNREDRLQGRCTDCQYADICKGGSPLRSLAVHDDPFAPDPQCYLTPEERMPDTGGVQPAGAD; this comes from the coding sequence ATGATATCCGTCTCGAAGCTACTGTGTGGGCTCGACGCCGAGGGCGACGGCCTCCGGTACGACGCCGCCGACGAATCGGACAAAGAACAGATATCCGAGGAGAAACAGCGCCGCCCGGTCGTCGTCTGGAACACGACGCGTGGCTGCAACCTCTACTGCGAGCACTGCTACGCCAGCGCCTGCGACAGCGGGGCCGACGGCGAGTTCTCCACCACCGAGGGCAAGCGACTCCTCGACGACCTCGCGGACTACGGCGTCCCCGTCGTGCTGTTCTCGGGCGGTGAACCCCTGGTCAGGCCCGACCTCGTCGAACTCGTCGACTACGCCGCCGACGTGGGCCTCCGACCCGTCCTCTCGACAAACGGGACGCTCATCACCGACGAACGGGCCCAGCAACTCGCGGACGCGGGCCTCGCCTACGCCGGCATCTCGGTCGACGGGATGGCCGAGACGAACGACCACTTCCGCGGGCAGGACGGCGCCTTCGACGCCGCCGTCCGGGGCATCGAACACTGCCTCGACGCCGGCCTGAAGACCGGGCTCCGGTACACCATCACCCAGCACAACCGCGACGACCTGCGCGACATCGTCGACCTGCTCGCAGACACCGGCCTCGACCGGTTCTGCTTCTACCACCTCGCCTACGGTGGCAGGGGCGCGGACATCTCGGACACCGACCTCTCGACCGAGGCCAGACGGGAGGCCGTCAGGGAGGTCTGTGACCTCACCCGTGCCTACCACGACGACGGCCACGAGATCGAGACGCTCCTGGTCGGTAACTACGCCGACGCCGGCTTCATCACCGAGTACGCCCGCCGCGAGATGAGCGAGGAGCGCGCCCGGACCGTCCGGCGCTACCTTGAGACCAACGGCGGCGACCCCGCCGGCGAGCGCGTCGCCGACATCGACTACCAGGGCAACGTCCACCTCAACCAGTTCTGGCAGTCCTACAGCCTCGGCAACGTCCGCGACCGTTCCTTCGGCGACATCTGGGAGGACGACTCCAACCCCCTCGTGAACGCACTTCGGAACCGCGAGGACCGGCTGCAGGGCCGGTGTACCGACTGCCAGTACGCCGATATCTGCAAGGGTGGGTCGCCCCTCCGGTCGCTCGCCGTCCACGACGACCCCTTCGCGCCCGACCCGCAGTGCTACCTCACCCCCGAAGAGCGGATGCCCGACACCGGCGGTGTGCAGCCGGCGGGCGCGGACTGA